One part of the Alistipes onderdonkii genome encodes these proteins:
- a CDS encoding tetratricopeptide repeat protein, translating into MRKKLSLLLTLALCAVCTLRVQAGVPESETFIERGRSLFDYGRWSDARHEFLRARDVLAPSDRVAAQTVDFYLAACAVELGSRDAEGALRDFEARYPGSVYANDVRFSLGSLYCAEGDMRRAREAFAKTDYKALSRSRKEQYDIRMGYVEFTEGNYDKAFGYFDRIGPQSEYADHALYYKSYIDYAQGRYGRAKQGFTALQRSDAYRAVVPYYLLQIEFRDGNYRYVVEHGDELARRAVPERRQELERIIAESWFHLGDYNKTIGHLDAFTAAGGELDRDGSYLMGFSLYRTARYPEAVEFLRKACGAEDALTQNASYHLADCYLRAGDKQAAMQSFAMAADDKLDPAIAEDALFNYGKLQYELGGGAFNGAINVLTRYVGQYPDSPRVGEARSLLIAAYYNSNDYDAAYRAIKSFPTQDADIRAALQKITYFRGLEAYSAGDMRAAQRYLAESAAINVSPKYSALNSFWQGEIAFAQGDYTVAAAKYNAYLKRAPRSEDEYAMALYNLGYCDFSRKDMAGARSSFEKFLEAYPARDRYRADAYNRLGDIRYSDREFEAAVGDYDRAVALNTPERYYAQYKRAVTLGILGRTESKLQALRQIVAAGQGDYVDAASYELGRSYIAQERYAEGAGQLERFIADYPSSPRRAQALADLGLAYLNLGDKEKSLKYYDMVVETAPQSSEAKGAMQGIREIYVSDGKVDDYFDYAARVGMESDLTAVSRDSLSFAAAQKLYLAGQTDAAAKSLRSYVRSYPKGYYLNDALYFLSDCYLRTGERGDAIETLTELAGQGTNQYSVTVLEKLSELTYEDKRYDEAAAAFRKLYDVTTTVAGREDAMTGYVRATLAGGDASKIEAMAADVAAHPDAGAVALRESKFAWAELLRQQDRRADAVKLYRELAADVRSKEGSAAAYYVLEDIFEKGDMDKTEKAIFAYSEREPQAYWLAKAFILLGDVYVRKGDNFQARATYQSVADGYSPADDGIVDEAKERIAKLN; encoded by the coding sequence GGCCTGTGCCGTCGAACTGGGCAGCCGCGATGCCGAAGGGGCGCTCCGCGATTTCGAGGCGCGTTATCCCGGTTCGGTCTACGCCAACGACGTGCGGTTTTCGCTGGGGTCGCTCTATTGCGCCGAGGGCGATATGAGGCGTGCCCGCGAGGCTTTCGCAAAGACCGATTACAAGGCGCTGAGCCGGTCGCGCAAGGAACAGTACGACATTCGCATGGGCTATGTCGAGTTCACCGAAGGCAATTACGACAAGGCGTTCGGTTATTTCGACCGCATCGGCCCCCAGAGCGAGTATGCCGACCACGCACTCTATTACAAATCCTATATCGACTATGCCCAGGGGCGCTACGGGCGTGCGAAGCAGGGCTTCACGGCCTTGCAGCGCAGCGATGCCTACCGCGCCGTGGTGCCGTATTACCTCCTGCAGATCGAATTCCGCGACGGAAACTACCGCTATGTCGTCGAACACGGCGACGAACTGGCGCGCCGTGCCGTGCCCGAACGCCGGCAGGAACTGGAGCGTATCATCGCCGAATCGTGGTTTCACCTGGGCGACTATAACAAGACCATCGGGCACCTGGACGCCTTTACGGCTGCCGGCGGCGAACTCGACCGTGACGGCAGCTACCTGATGGGCTTCTCGCTTTACCGCACGGCACGCTATCCCGAGGCCGTGGAGTTTCTGCGCAAGGCCTGCGGTGCCGAGGATGCACTGACGCAGAATGCCTCGTACCACCTGGCAGACTGTTACCTGCGTGCCGGGGATAAACAGGCGGCCATGCAGTCGTTCGCCATGGCAGCGGACGACAAGCTCGATCCGGCCATTGCCGAAGACGCGCTGTTCAACTACGGCAAACTGCAATACGAGCTGGGCGGCGGTGCCTTCAACGGCGCGATCAACGTGCTGACGCGCTATGTCGGACAATATCCCGATTCTCCGCGCGTGGGCGAAGCCCGTTCGCTGCTGATCGCGGCCTACTACAATTCGAACGATTACGACGCGGCTTACCGGGCCATCAAATCCTTCCCGACACAGGATGCCGACATCCGTGCCGCATTGCAAAAGATCACCTATTTCCGCGGTCTGGAGGCGTACAGCGCCGGTGACATGCGTGCCGCGCAGCGTTACCTGGCCGAATCCGCGGCCATCAATGTCAGCCCCAAATACAGTGCGCTCAACTCCTTCTGGCAGGGCGAAATCGCCTTCGCACAGGGCGACTATACGGTCGCTGCGGCCAAATACAACGCCTACCTGAAGCGTGCCCCCCGCAGCGAGGACGAATATGCCATGGCGCTCTACAACCTCGGCTACTGCGATTTCTCGCGCAAGGACATGGCCGGGGCGCGCAGTTCGTTCGAGAAGTTCCTCGAAGCCTATCCGGCCCGCGACCGCTACCGCGCCGATGCCTACAACCGGCTGGGCGATATCCGCTATTCCGACCGCGAATTCGAAGCGGCCGTAGGGGATTACGACCGTGCCGTTGCGCTGAACACCCCCGAACGCTATTACGCACAGTATAAACGCGCCGTGACGCTCGGCATCCTCGGGCGCACGGAGTCCAAGCTGCAGGCGCTGCGGCAGATCGTTGCCGCAGGGCAGGGCGACTATGTCGATGCCGCCTCGTACGAGCTCGGCCGTTCCTATATCGCGCAGGAACGCTATGCCGAAGGTGCCGGACAATTGGAACGGTTCATTGCCGACTATCCCTCGTCGCCGCGCCGTGCACAGGCGCTTGCCGACCTGGGGCTCGCCTACCTCAACCTGGGGGACAAGGAAAAGTCGCTGAAATATTACGACATGGTGGTCGAGACGGCCCCGCAGTCGTCCGAAGCCAAAGGGGCCATGCAGGGTATCCGCGAGATCTATGTCTCGGACGGCAAGGTCGACGACTATTTCGATTATGCCGCCAGGGTGGGCATGGAGAGCGACCTGACAGCCGTGTCGCGCGACTCGCTGTCGTTCGCCGCCGCCCAGAAACTTTACCTGGCCGGGCAGACCGACGCTGCCGCCAAGTCGCTGCGCAGTTATGTCAGGAGCTACCCCAAGGGGTATTACCTGAACGATGCCCTCTATTTCCTGAGCGACTGTTACCTCCGCACGGGCGAGCGCGGCGATGCCATCGAAACCCTCACCGAACTGGCCGGGCAGGGTACGAACCAGTATTCGGTCACGGTACTCGAAAAACTTTCGGAGCTGACCTATGAGGACAAGCGTTACGACGAGGCCGCCGCCGCATTCCGCAAGCTGTACGACGTCACGACGACGGTGGCCGGGCGCGAGGATGCCATGACGGGCTACGTGCGCGCCACGCTGGCCGGGGGCGACGCTTCGAAAATCGAGGCGATGGCTGCCGATGTCGCCGCGCATCCCGATGCCGGGGCCGTGGCGCTGCGCGAATCGAAATTCGCATGGGCGGAGTTGCTGCGGCAGCAGGATCGCCGTGCCGATGCTGTGAAGCTTTACAGGGAACTGGCCGCGGACGTCCGCTCGAAGGAGGGTTCCGCCGCTGCCTATTACGTGCTGGAGGACATCTTCGAAAAGGGCGATATGGACAAGACCGAGAAGGCGATATTCGCCTATTCCGAACGGGAACCCCAGGCCTACTGGCTGGCCAAGGCCTTCATCCTGCTGGGCGACGTCTATGTCCGCAAGGGAGACAATTTCCAGGCGCGGGCGACCTACCAGAGCGTCGCGGACGGCTATTCGCCTGCCGACGACGGGATCGTGGACGAAGCCAAGGAACGGATCGCAAAACTGAACTGA
- a CDS encoding DUF2089 family protein encodes MALKNLPKICPSCGKRLSVQAMHCNGCDTHIEGDYNLPVMMQLSAPDQQFVLDFVKSSGSLKEMAQKLGLSYPTVRNRLDDIIAQLNQFEGDEQDS; translated from the coding sequence ATGGCACTGAAGAACCTCCCCAAGATATGCCCCTCCTGCGGTAAACGATTGAGCGTACAAGCGATGCATTGCAACGGATGCGATACGCATATCGAAGGCGACTACAACCTCCCGGTGATGATGCAGCTTTCGGCTCCCGACCAGCAATTCGTGCTCGATTTCGTAAAAAGCAGCGGCTCCCTGAAGGAGATGGCGCAGAAATTAGGGCTCAGTTACCCTACGGTACGCAACCGTTTGGACGACATAATTGCTCAACTTAATCAATTCGAAGGCGATGAACAGGATT